One genomic region from Arthrobacter sp. YN encodes:
- a CDS encoding NAD(P)-dependent oxidoreductase: MKILVPDTIDLDLAHLSASGDHIVVYAVDKPIPSEHRDAEVLVAWRNTSENLANAAQAMPSLKLVQTLAAGPDSVLSAGFVDTVAIASGRSLHDGPVAEHALALVLATIRRLDVLLESQKDAVWNAPYNAAQSDPKTEQLYTLDGAKVTIWGFGSIAGRLAPLLAALGATVTGVANSKGERYGFPVVSTQELPEVLGTTDVLISILPATSETADSLNDSILRALPDTAVFVNVGRGATVDEDALLAALQEGRLRAAALDVTKEEPLPSDSKLWGAPNLIITPHVAGNRPKGSAQLVTANVTALKEGQPLTNQVAG, translated from the coding sequence GTGAAAATCCTCGTCCCGGACACCATCGATCTGGACCTCGCCCACCTCTCCGCCTCAGGGGACCACATAGTGGTCTACGCAGTGGACAAGCCCATTCCCAGCGAACACCGCGACGCCGAGGTGCTGGTGGCGTGGCGTAACACGTCGGAGAACCTGGCCAACGCGGCCCAGGCGATGCCCTCGCTCAAGCTCGTCCAGACACTGGCCGCCGGCCCCGATTCGGTCCTGTCGGCCGGCTTTGTGGACACCGTGGCCATCGCATCCGGCCGCTCACTTCATGACGGACCCGTGGCTGAACACGCCTTGGCCTTGGTCCTGGCCACCATCCGCCGGCTGGATGTCCTGCTCGAATCCCAGAAGGATGCCGTCTGGAACGCGCCTTACAACGCGGCTCAGTCCGATCCGAAAACCGAACAGCTCTACACGCTCGACGGCGCCAAGGTCACCATTTGGGGCTTCGGTTCGATCGCCGGACGCCTGGCTCCCCTGTTGGCAGCCTTGGGTGCCACGGTCACCGGAGTGGCCAACTCGAAGGGCGAACGCTACGGTTTCCCGGTGGTGTCAACCCAGGAGCTGCCGGAAGTCCTGGGCACCACCGACGTCCTGATCTCCATCCTGCCCGCCACATCAGAAACCGCGGACTCCCTCAACGACTCGATCCTGCGGGCCCTCCCGGATACGGCAGTTTTCGTGAACGTGGGCCGCGGTGCCACGGTTGACGAAGACGCCCTCCTTGCGGCGCTGCAGGAGGGCCGGCTGCGGGCGGCGGCCCTTGATGTCACCAAAGAGGAACCTTTGCCTTCGGACTCGAAGTTGTGGGGTGCGCCGAACCTGATCATCACACCCCACGTTGCCGGCAACCGACCGAAGGGCTCGGCGCAACTGGTCACCGCAAACGTCACGGCACTCAAGGAAGGCCAACCGTTGACCAATCAGGTGGCCGGCTGA
- a CDS encoding DUF1540 domain-containing protein, translated as MTEHIAEVSACSVGSCGFNHDGCTAFGITIGGSQDHASCATFIDTNAMGGLPKVLAHVGACQRSECVHNNNLMCEAHDVKVGPGREAADCLTYEHA; from the coding sequence ATGACCGAACACATTGCCGAAGTATCCGCCTGTAGCGTTGGCAGTTGCGGATTCAACCATGATGGCTGCACCGCCTTTGGAATCACTATCGGTGGAAGCCAGGATCATGCTTCCTGCGCCACCTTCATTGACACCAATGCCATGGGCGGCCTTCCCAAGGTCCTCGCCCACGTAGGTGCCTGCCAGCGCTCGGAGTGCGTCCACAACAACAACCTCATGTGCGAGGCACACGATGTCAAGGTAGGCCCCGGCCGCGAAGCCGCCGATTGCCTGACGTACGAGCACGCCTGA
- the purS gene encoding phosphoribosylformylglycinamidine synthase subunit PurS, whose product MPRIVVDVMPKPEILDPQGKAIVGALPRLGFNSFSAVRQGKRFELTVDGEVTDAILAQAREAAETLLSNPVIEDVVNVEVVEA is encoded by the coding sequence ATGCCCCGGATCGTCGTTGACGTCATGCCCAAGCCCGAGATTCTGGACCCCCAGGGGAAGGCCATTGTGGGTGCATTGCCCCGCCTCGGCTTCAACAGCTTCAGCGCAGTCCGCCAGGGCAAGCGTTTTGAACTGACCGTCGACGGCGAGGTGACCGACGCTATCCTGGCCCAGGCCCGCGAAGCTGCCGAGACCCTCCTGTCCAACCCGGTGATCGAGGATGTTGTCAACGTCGAGGTCGTCGAGGCCTGA
- a CDS encoding manganese catalase family protein, with protein sequence MYLHTQLLINEIAVDEPDPAAANALQEGLGGQFGEMRTMMQYLFQSMNFRGDPASKPYKDLLQGIGTEEISHVELIGTTISQLLDGSPRYQGKKSDPVDQPGAAGATPLKIALDTSNIHHYLVGAQGALPVDAAGNPWSGSYVYNSGNLVLDLLYNLMLESTGRLQKCRIYEMTENKTARSTIAYLIVRDQAHENAFAKALESLGVNWGKVLPIPKTNAEQFPEVKKLLDKGLQSIQYTFRADNLSEAGKLYRGASPSNDGTELSTATIPDGFPMTMSPERKEEFAPGLDPELLALIQATAEQELKDADSPEEATKPKTAKKK encoded by the coding sequence ATGTATCTGCACACCCAACTTCTCATCAACGAAATTGCCGTAGACGAACCTGATCCCGCTGCAGCCAACGCCCTCCAGGAGGGACTGGGGGGTCAGTTCGGTGAAATGCGGACCATGATGCAGTACCTCTTCCAGAGCATGAATTTCCGTGGCGACCCGGCCTCCAAGCCCTACAAGGACCTCCTGCAAGGAATCGGCACCGAAGAGATCAGCCACGTGGAGCTCATCGGCACCACCATCTCCCAGCTCCTCGATGGTTCTCCGCGATACCAAGGAAAAAAGTCCGATCCTGTGGACCAGCCCGGCGCTGCAGGAGCTACGCCGCTGAAGATCGCCCTGGACACCAGCAACATCCACCACTATCTGGTGGGCGCCCAAGGCGCCCTGCCAGTAGATGCGGCGGGTAACCCCTGGAGCGGATCCTATGTCTACAACAGTGGCAACCTGGTGCTGGACCTGCTCTACAACCTGATGCTCGAGTCAACGGGCAGGCTCCAGAAGTGCCGTATCTACGAAATGACGGAGAACAAGACGGCACGCTCCACCATCGCGTACCTCATCGTTCGCGACCAGGCCCACGAGAACGCTTTCGCCAAGGCTTTGGAGAGCTTGGGCGTGAACTGGGGCAAGGTCCTCCCCATTCCGAAGACCAACGCCGAGCAGTTCCCCGAAGTGAAGAAGCTGTTGGACAAGGGCTTGCAGAGCATCCAGTACACCTTCAGAGCCGACAACCTCAGCGAGGCAGGCAAGCTTTACCGCGGAGCCTCCCCCTCCAACGACGGCACCGAGCTGAGCACCGCCACCATCCCGGACGGCTTCCCGATGACCATGTCACCGGAACGCAAGGAAGAGTTCGCACCAGGGCTGGATCCAGAACTGCTGGCGCTGATCCAGGCCACGGCCGAGCAGGAACTCAAGGACGCAGACAGCCCCGAGGAAGCCACCAAGCCCAAGACGGCCAAGAAGAAGTAG
- the purQ gene encoding phosphoribosylformylglycinamidine synthase subunit PurQ, with product MTSIPLIGEAVAVAAEPRLAGAKIGVVTFPGTLDDRDAARAVRLAGATAVPLWHADSELGDVDAVIIPGGFSYGDYLRAGAISRFAPLMSKIIDAANSDAKLPVLGICNGFQILTESHLLPGSMIKNDHLKFICRDQTLRVENANTAWTVDYTDGQEIIVPLKNQDGQYIADEKTLDALEAEGRVVFRYVGFNPNGSRRDIAGISNAAGNVVGLMPHPEHAVETGFGPESLDGAPRDTDGLGFFTSVLTKIVGGDK from the coding sequence ATGACGTCGATCCCCCTGATTGGCGAGGCTGTAGCCGTCGCCGCAGAACCCCGCTTGGCTGGCGCCAAGATCGGCGTCGTGACCTTCCCCGGCACCCTTGACGACCGCGACGCCGCCCGTGCAGTCCGGCTTGCAGGCGCCACCGCGGTGCCGCTCTGGCACGCCGACAGTGAACTCGGCGATGTTGACGCCGTCATCATCCCCGGCGGCTTCTCCTACGGTGACTACCTCCGCGCCGGCGCCATTTCTCGCTTCGCTCCGTTGATGTCCAAGATCATCGACGCCGCGAACTCGGACGCCAAGCTGCCCGTGTTGGGTATTTGCAACGGTTTCCAGATCCTCACCGAGTCGCACCTGCTGCCCGGGTCCATGATCAAGAACGACCACCTGAAGTTCATCTGCCGCGACCAGACGCTGCGCGTGGAGAACGCCAACACCGCCTGGACCGTGGACTACACGGACGGCCAGGAAATCATTGTGCCGTTGAAGAACCAGGACGGCCAGTACATCGCCGACGAGAAGACCCTGGATGCCCTTGAGGCTGAGGGCCGCGTGGTGTTCCGCTACGTGGGCTTCAACCCGAACGGCTCCCGCCGCGACATCGCCGGCATCTCCAACGCAGCCGGCAACGTGGTGGGCCTCATGCCGCACCCTGAGCACGCTGTGGAGACCGGTTTTGGTCCGGAGTCGCTTGATGGAGCACCCCGCGACACCGACGGCCTCGGTTTCTTCACCTCCGTTTTGACCAAGATTGTGGGAGGCGACAAGTGA
- a CDS encoding exo-alpha-sialidase gives MVLASWDGRPGSAADAPNPNSIVQRRSTDGGQTWGPVTVIAAGHVGDASGPKYGYSDPSYVYDAEAGKVFNFFVYSKDQGFGGSQFGNNDADRSVISSAVIESSDGGVTWSQPRLITNVTKPGTSKTSPVAGDVRSNFASSGEGIQLKYGPYKGRLIQQYAGDIRQADGTNKIQAYSVYSDDHGVTWKKGANVGDRMDENKTVELSDGRVLLNSRDNANQGYRKVAISTDGGATYGPVTQDTELPDPANNGAIARMFPNAAQGSADAKKLIFTNANSKTGRENVSARVSCDDGATWPGVRTIRSGFSAYSTVTRLEEGKFGVLYEGNYTDNMPFAKFDDAWLNYACAPLSVQAVTTAPGATQQVPVTVTNQEAATLSGATATVYTPSGWSATTVPVPDVAPGASVTVNVALTAPANASGPQNLNAAFTTANGRVSQFTFTATVPVAPQVGLTITGTAPTRDVVASPYQVGDVLSYSLNVKSTANVTANSVPVSGTFDSGFLPPSAPNCRFNNLAPGASYACTTAKHVITAADIERGYFVPEASFSITASSTPSLTKTVPFTGAAVALRDGLLTAGISGARADVGRDLATQPYAAGDLVPYTFTVKNTSPLVEKVVPTAGNFSPFLPEGPGNCRYSVLPTGQSYQCTTPRHTVTAQEAEQGFFVPTSTWEVSSAGQTTKTITVNGGEVDLKVREPKLEGTVSAQWIDTDGDRFASVGDPVTYTYTVGNAGNVAVTGLEAPDAGISAATLAAGETVTATRDYVLTAVDVAAGSLGAVSFEATARNGALEAATSASGDPIELKVQPEKPESAPELKVQELGTPPTDLGTADKYRTGQKVVLQGLDHGQWYYVYLNKTGHRLGWIFPTTGNTVEFILPSDVQNGRDDVVVLDQDGLQVSFDRLQVTPKG, from the coding sequence GTGGTGCTCGCATCATGGGACGGTCGTCCGGGCTCAGCCGCGGATGCTCCGAACCCCAACTCGATAGTCCAACGCCGCAGTACTGACGGCGGACAGACCTGGGGACCTGTCACCGTTATAGCCGCCGGGCACGTGGGCGACGCCAGCGGTCCCAAATACGGCTACAGCGACCCCTCCTACGTCTACGACGCCGAGGCCGGCAAGGTCTTCAATTTCTTTGTGTACTCCAAGGACCAGGGCTTCGGCGGCAGCCAGTTCGGTAACAACGATGCCGACAGGTCAGTGATTTCCTCGGCGGTCATCGAGTCCTCGGACGGCGGCGTCACCTGGAGCCAGCCGCGGCTTATTACGAATGTCACCAAACCCGGAACCAGCAAAACCAGCCCGGTGGCCGGCGACGTGCGCTCCAACTTCGCATCCTCGGGCGAGGGCATCCAGCTCAAGTACGGCCCGTACAAGGGCCGCCTCATCCAGCAGTACGCCGGTGATATCCGCCAGGCAGACGGCACCAACAAGATCCAGGCCTACAGTGTCTACTCCGACGACCATGGGGTGACGTGGAAGAAGGGCGCCAACGTCGGTGACCGGATGGACGAGAACAAGACCGTGGAACTCTCCGATGGCCGGGTGCTGCTGAATTCCCGGGACAACGCCAACCAGGGCTACCGTAAAGTGGCCATTTCCACGGACGGCGGCGCTACCTACGGGCCGGTCACGCAGGACACGGAACTCCCGGATCCCGCCAACAACGGGGCCATTGCACGCATGTTCCCCAACGCGGCGCAGGGCTCGGCCGACGCGAAAAAACTCATCTTCACCAACGCGAACTCCAAGACCGGACGTGAAAATGTCTCGGCCCGTGTCTCCTGCGACGACGGTGCCACCTGGCCGGGCGTCCGCACCATCCGCTCCGGCTTCTCCGCGTACTCCACGGTCACCCGCTTGGAAGAGGGCAAGTTCGGGGTGCTTTACGAAGGCAATTACACGGACAACATGCCGTTCGCGAAGTTCGACGACGCCTGGCTGAATTACGCCTGCGCTCCGCTCTCCGTCCAGGCCGTCACCACCGCGCCGGGGGCCACCCAGCAGGTGCCCGTGACAGTGACCAACCAGGAAGCCGCCACACTGTCCGGCGCAACAGCCACCGTCTACACACCCAGCGGATGGTCGGCCACCACGGTGCCGGTTCCCGACGTCGCCCCCGGAGCCTCGGTGACCGTCAACGTTGCCCTGACGGCACCGGCCAACGCCAGTGGCCCGCAGAATCTCAACGCAGCATTTACGACGGCGAATGGCCGGGTTTCGCAATTCACCTTCACCGCCACCGTGCCGGTTGCGCCGCAGGTGGGCCTGACGATCACGGGAACGGCACCCACCCGGGATGTCGTGGCCAGCCCCTATCAGGTGGGCGACGTCCTCAGCTACTCGCTTAACGTCAAGAGCACCGCGAACGTCACGGCCAATTCAGTACCGGTTTCCGGGACATTCGACTCCGGCTTCCTGCCACCGTCTGCCCCGAATTGCCGGTTCAACAACCTGGCCCCAGGTGCCAGCTACGCCTGCACCACCGCCAAACATGTGATCACGGCAGCCGACATCGAGCGTGGCTACTTCGTGCCGGAAGCCAGCTTCAGCATCACAGCCAGCTCGACGCCGTCGCTCACTAAGACGGTGCCGTTCACCGGCGCTGCCGTCGCTTTGCGCGACGGCCTGCTGACGGCCGGGATCAGCGGGGCGCGTGCCGACGTCGGGCGTGACCTTGCGACCCAGCCGTACGCGGCAGGGGACCTGGTCCCGTACACCTTCACGGTGAAGAACACGAGCCCGCTGGTTGAGAAGGTGGTCCCGACCGCCGGTAACTTCAGCCCCTTCCTTCCGGAGGGGCCGGGCAACTGCCGCTACAGCGTGCTGCCGACCGGCCAGAGCTACCAGTGCACCACCCCTCGCCACACGGTGACTGCACAGGAAGCTGAGCAGGGGTTCTTCGTTCCGACAAGCACGTGGGAAGTCAGCTCGGCCGGCCAAACCACCAAGACCATCACGGTGAACGGCGGCGAAGTGGACCTGAAAGTCCGCGAGCCCAAGCTTGAGGGAACCGTTTCTGCCCAGTGGATCGACACCGACGGTGACCGCTTCGCCAGCGTCGGCGATCCGGTGACGTACACGTACACCGTGGGCAACGCCGGAAACGTTGCAGTGACCGGACTGGAAGCCCCCGATGCCGGCATCTCTGCAGCCACCCTTGCTGCCGGTGAGACTGTTACCGCCACCCGGGACTACGTCTTGACGGCCGTGGATGTTGCTGCAGGCAGCCTGGGCGCAGTCTCTTTTGAGGCGACGGCCCGCAACGGAGCGCTGGAGGCGGCAACGTCGGCATCGGGTGATCCCATCGAGCTGAAGGTCCAGCCGGAAAAGCCCGAAAGCGCTCCCGAACTCAAGGTCCAGGAGCTGGGTACGCCGCCGACCGACTTGGGCACCGCAGATAAATACCGCACGGGCCAAAAGGTAGTGCTTCAGGGTTTGGACCACGGCCAGTGGTACTACGTGTACCTGAACAAGACGGGGCATCGCCTGGGATGGATCTTCCCCACGACAGGCAACACCGTTGAGTTCATCCTTCCCTCCGATGTGCAAAACGGCCGGGACGACGTCGTAGTCCTGGATCAGGATGGCCTTCAGGTGTCCTTTGACCGGCTTCAGGTGACGCCGAAGGGCTGA